One Dictyostelium discoideum AX4 chromosome 3 chromosome, whole genome shotgun sequence genomic region harbors:
- the fps gene encoding FDP synthase, protein MNNQSLQRAAMISEHLAPTSELNMNQTSAPIKTAKEELADFVEIFPILTNEILKELPGMDMPPQTIAWVEKMINVNVSGGKMNRGLTVLHSLQLLVEGRQLSRSEIFLANVLGWCVEWLQAFFLVADDIMDQSITRRGQPCWYRQANPISNNGTIGSIAINDSFILESCIYILIKKYFRNEPYYADILDIFHETSYQTELGQLLDLTTQPNRGDFSLFTLNTYRRIVKYKTAYYSFYLPVALAMLMAGITSTPAFSTAKDILLPMGEFFQVQDDFLDCYGSPAVIGKIGRDIEENKCSWMICQAILNGTPEQINLLKKHYGLDNPTDVELVKKIYGEIGLKKIFKDYEDESYAFLISKIKSVRIMPQEVFIKLLSKIYKRDL, encoded by the exons ATGAACAACCAATCACTCCAAAGAGCTGCTATGATATCTGAACACTTAGCTCCAACTTCAG aaTTAAACATGAACCAAACATCAGCACCAATAAAGACAGCAAAAGAAGAATTAGCAGATTTTGTGGAGATTTTCCCAATTTTAACCAATGAAATCTTAAAGGAATTACCAGGTATGGACATGCCACCACAAACAATTGCATGGGTTGAAAAGATGATCAATGTTAATGTTTCAGGTGGTAAAATGAATCGTGGTCTCACCGTACTCCACTCACTTCAATTATTAGTTGAAGGTCGTCAATTATCACGTAGCGAAATCTTTTTAGCAAATGTTTTAGGTTGGTGTGTCGAATGGCTTCAAGCATTCTTTTTAGTTGCTGATGATATTATGGATCAATCGATCACTCGTAGAGGTCAACCATGTTGGTATAGACAAGCAAATCCAATCTCAAACAATGGTACCATTGGTTCAATTGCAATTAATGATTCTTTCATCTTGGAATCTTGCATCTATATCCTcattaaaaaatactttAGAAATGAACCATACTATGCTGATATCTTAGATATTTTCCATGAAACATCTTATCAAACTGAATTAGGtcaattattagatttaaCAACTCAACCAAATAGAGGTGATTTCTCATTATTCACTTTAAATAc ttatCGTCGTATTGTTAAATATAAAACTgcatattattcattttatttaccAGTTGCATTAGCAATGTTAATGGCAGGTATTACTAGTACACCAGCATTTTCAACagcaaaagatattttattacCAATGGGTGAATTCTTCCAAGTTCAAGATGATTTCTTAGATTGTTATGGTTCACCAGCTGTTATTGGTAAAATTGGTAGAGATATTGAAGAGAATAAATGTTCATGGATGATTTGTCAAGCAATTCTCAATGGTACACCAGaacaaatcaatttattaaaaaaacattatgGTCTCGATAATCCAACTGATGTAGAATTAGTTAAAAAGATTTATGGTGAAATTGGTCTCAAAAAGATCTTCAAAGATTATGAAGATGAATCCTATGCTTTCCTTATCAGTAAGATCAAATCAGTTAGAATTATGCCACAAGAagttttcattaaattattatcaaagatttataaaagagatttataa
- a CDS encoding adenosine deaminase acting on tRNA 1, with protein MSWKLDKQFSDKICNFSHDFFNKKLIKKGKPISGEWTVLATLVLVVENTSSYEIKQVLSLGTGNRCLGKSSLSNQGDVLNDSHAEIICKRSFQKFCYNEILNLLQSKYYNSILFNIEYHDSNNNNKDNDNNGSLPTISIKKGHSLHFYVNQTPCGDCSIFPFKKETQPENFIEKEKLEKDGKDKIENHEKKEQKDIIKQVDKDKDEENYEDEESKRKLKKVKDDNNNNNNNNNNNNNNNNNNNNNNNNNNNNNNNNNNNNNINNNNNQYDDIQRTGAKTVFGEPEDKKLIGVDYHQIGVLRVKPGRGDPTVSMSCSDKIARWNVLGIQGSLLSHFIKEQIFLSSITIGDLFNHSSIYRGLIGRLLPNPTTTTTETSSSSSSSSSSSNTIPNFKLNSDLEIFSTNIQFQFSKLLLESDQQNNNKSTSSGLAISFCYPNQHEVTIAINGKKMGTNQKNFNAISQRSSICKFNLFKLFHQLVLIIKNKNSNEENEKNNQIVLIDSLFNYYECKHLSKKYYQEYEKLKEFKFKNWLTNSSDLENFVLDN; from the exons atgtcgtGGAAATTAGATAAACAATTTTCAGATAAGATATGTAATTTTAGtcatgatttttttaataaaaagttaataaaaaaaggaaaaccAATTTCAGGAGAGTGGACAGTTTTGGCAACTTTGGTATTGGTTGTTGAAAATACATCATCATATGAAATAAAACAAGTATTATCATTAGGTACTGGTAATAGGTGTTTAGgaaaatcatcattatcaaaccAAGGTGAtgttttaaatgattcacATGCTGAAATAATTTGTAAACGTTCATTTCAAAAGTTTTgttataatgaaattttaaatttacttcaatcaaaatattataatagtattttatttaatatcgAATACCacgatagtaataataataataaagataatgataataatggttcaCTACCAACTATTTCTATTAAAAAAGGTCATTCTTTACATTTTTATGTAAATCAAACACCAT gtggtgATTGTTCAATATTcccttttaaaaaagaaacacaACCAGAAAATTttatagaaaaagaaaaactgGAAAAGGATGGaaaagataaaattgaaaatcatgaaaaaaaagaacaaaaagatattattaaacaggtagataaagataaagatgaagaaaattatgaagatgaagaaagtaaaagaaaattaaaaaaagttaaagatgataataataataataataataataataataataataataataataataataataataataataataataataataataataataataataataataataataataataataatattaataataataataatcaatatgaTGATATTCAAAGAACTGGAGCTAAAACAGTATTTGGTGAACCAGaggataaaaaattaattggtgtTGACTATCATCAAATTGGAGTATTACGTGTTAAACCTGGTAGAGGTGACCCAACTGTATCAATGTCATGTAGTGATAAAATTGCAAGATGGAATGTTTTAGGTATTCAaggttcattattatcacatTTCATTAAAGAACAAATCTTTTTATCAAGTATAACAATtggtgatttatttaatcattCAAGTATTTATAGAGGTCTAATTGGGAGATTATTACCAAAtccaacaactacaactacagaaacatcatcatcatcatcatcatcatcatcatcatcaaatacaaTACCAAATTTTAAACTAAATTCAGACCTTGAAATTTTTTCGacaaatattcaatttcaattttcaaagttattattagaatctgatcaacaaaataataataaatccaCATCATCAGGATTGGCAATAAGTTTTTGTTATCCAAATCAACATGAAGTAACTATTGCCATTAATGGTAAAAAGATGGgaacaaatcaaaaaaattttaatgcaATTTCACAAAGATCttcaatttgtaaatttaatttatttaaattatttcatcaattagtattaattattaaaaataaaaatagtaatgaagaaaatgaaaaaaataatcaaatagttttaattgattcattatt taattattatGAATGTAAACATTTGTCCAAGAAATATTATCAAgaatatgaaaaattaaaagaatttaaatttaaaaactggTTAACAAATTCATCTGACCTTGAAAATTTTGTATTAGATAATTAA
- the snrpF gene encoding LSM domain-containing protein (Similar to like-Sm), whose amino-acid sequence MSKIEALAPKPFLYDLKGKKIAVRLKWGGMEYRGILASVDSYMNLQLAATEEWIDGANKGPLGEVLIRCNNVLFVRGIDDEQQQSQQQQQE is encoded by the exons atg AGCAAAATAGAAGCATTAGCACCAAAAccttttttatatgatttaAAAGGTAAAAAGATAGCAGTTCGTTTAAAGTGGGGTGGTATGGAATATCGTGGTATTTTAGCATCAGTTGATAGTTATATGAATTTACAA ttAGCAGCAACAGAAGAATGGATAGATGGCGCAAATAAAGGTCCATTAGGTGAAGTTTTAATTAGATGtaataatgttttatttgttaGAGGAATTGATGACgagcaacaacaatcacaacaacaacaacaagaataa
- a CDS encoding HAT repeat-containing protein, whose amino-acid sequence MNQNRTGGVSKVKNKSAAPVQITAEQILRVAHENQQTLPKAPPKQVITDQEELEDYRLRKRQQYESLLGRNRKTAAIYIKYAAWEESQKDLTRARSVFERFLDIDHRIPTVWIKYAEMEMKNKNINLARNIWDRAVCLLPRVSQLWFKYTFMEDMLGNYPAARAIFERWMQWKPEPQAWNSYLKFEQRLKLFENTRLIFEKYILVHPYIKTWIKYTKFEERLGNIENARTIFQRAIEFLGEDGNDEQLFIAFAKFEEKYKEIERARVIYKYAIDHVPKSRAKDLFDTFTNFEKQHGDRIGIEDVVLGKKRFQYEEEIKKNSKNYDIWFDYLKMEEINGEIEKTREIYERSIGNLPPTNEKKHWKRYIYLWINYALFEELISKDMERARSVYSECIKLIPHKEFSFSKIWILYANFEIRQLNLDKARLIYGQAIGRNPKSKIFDQYIHLEIELGNFDRVRTLYEKYLEIMPDNCDAWCKFAQLETELGETVRARAIFELAIQQPNLDRPEVVWKDFIDSEIQLKQFDFVKQLYRKLLEKTNHVKVWIGFIKFVHSIKDKQQQKQRQQQQEEDGDSNTTKKDGGDDDNNDDINKPTREIFIEAHKSLSNSDKEERLLLLESWKEFEQTFGNQETLNQVLKKIPQRVIKRRSDGNGGIEEYFDYIFPEEEKSTQTSLKLLEAAQRWKKLKQQQELQKQQELQKQQQDS is encoded by the exons atgaaTCAAAATAGAACGGGTGGAGTatcaaaagttaaaaataaatcggCAGCACCAGTTCAAATTACAGCAGAACAAATTTTAAGGGTAGCACATGAAAATCAACAAACTTTACCAAAAGCACCACCAAAACAAGTTATAACGGACCAAGAAGAATTAGAAGATTATAGATTAAGAAAAAGACAACAATATGAATCATTACTTGGTAGAAATCGAAAGACAGCAGCAATCTATATAAAATATGCGGCATGGGAAGAATCACAAAAGGATTTAACACGTGCAAGATCAGTATTTGAACGTTTCTTAGATATTGATCACCGTATTCCAACGGTTTGGATTAAATATGCAGAGatggaaatgaaaaataaaaatataaatttagcTAGAAATATTTGGGATAGAGCAGTTTGTTTATTACCAAGAGTTTCACAACTTTGGTTTAAATATACTTTTATGGAAGATATGTTGGGTAATTATCCAGCTGCTCGTGCAATCTTTGAACGTTGGATGCAATGGAAACCTGAACCACAAGCTTGGAAttcttatttaaaatttgaacaaagattaaaattatttgaaaatacaagattaatttttgaaaaat aTATATTAGTACATCCATATATTAAAACTTGGATAAAATATACAAAATTTGAAGAAAGATTaggtaatattgaaaatgcaAGAACTATATTTCAAAGagcaattgaatttttaggTGAAGATGGTAACGAtgaacaattatttattgcATTTGCAAAGTTTGAAGAGAAATATAAAGAGATTGAAAGAGCAAGAgtcatttataaatatgcAATTGATCATGTACCAAAGAGTAGAgcaaaagatttatttgatacttttacaaattttgaaaaacaacATGGTGATAGAATTGGTATTGAAGATGTTGTTTTAGgtaaaaaaagatttcaatATGAAGAA gaaattaaaaaaaattcaaaaaattatgatATTTGGTTCgattatttaaagatggaagaaattaatggtgaaattgaaaaaactaGAGAAATTTATGAGAGATCAATTGGAAATTTACCACCAACTAATGAAAAGAAACATTGGAAAcgttatatttatttatggaTAAATTATGCATTATTTGAAGAGTTAATATCAAAGGATATGGAACGTGCAAGATCGGTCTATAGTGAATGTATTAAATTGATACCACATAAAGAGTTTTCATTCTCAAAGATTTGGATTCTATATgcaaattttgaaattcgTCAATTGAATTTAGATAAAGCACGTCTAATATATGGTCAAGCGATTGGTAGAAATCCAAAGAGTAAAATATTCGATCAATATATTCATTTAGAGATTGAATTGGGTAATTTCGATCGTGTACGTACATTATATGAAAAGTATTTAGAAATTATGCCTGATAATTGTGATGCTTGGTGTAAATTTGCTCAATTGGAAACAGAGTTGGGCGAAACTGTTCGTGCTAGAGCAATCTTTGAATTGGCAATTCAACAACCAAATTTAGATAGACCTGAAGTGGTTTGGAAAGATTTTATAGATTcagaaattcaattaaaacaatttgatttCGTTAAACAATTATATCGTAAATTATTAGAGAAAACTAATCATGTTAAAGTTTGGATtggtttcattaaatttgtacattcaataaaagataaacaacaacaaaaacaacgacaacaacaacaagaggAAGATGGTGATTCAAATACTACTAAAaaagatggtggtgatgatgataataatgatgatattaataaaccaACTAGGGAAATTTTCATTGAAGCTcataaatcattatcaaactCTGATAAAGAGGagagattattattattggaaaGTTGGAAAGAATTTGAACAAACATTTGGTAATCAAGAAACTTTGAATCAAGTCCTTAAAAAGATTCCACAAAGAGTTATCAAAAGAAGAAgtgatggtaatggtggtattGAAGAATATTTCGATTATATCTTCCCTGAAGAAGAAAAATCAACTCAAACctctttgaaattattagaagCTGCTCAAAGAtggaagaaattaaaacagCAACAagaattacaaaaacaacaagaattacaaaaacaacaacaagattcttaa
- a CDS encoding hypothetical protein (Farnesyl diphosphate synthase): MNNLKKNDKEVLEEFANLFPILLNEIKKELEKIDFPKESIHWIETVIKANSTGGKMNRGISVLESLESLNEGRALTRHEIFQAQTLGWCVEIFQACYLVSDDIMDQSLKRRGKPCWYKQKRPNSDQEVGLAAINDSFIIESCVFILLEKYFKNESYYLNIVELFHKTGFQTQLGQLLDLTTQPIRGDFSSINLKNHTRITEYKTAYYSFFFPVALAMLMSKINHEQAFTTAKDILLPMGVYFQVQDDFLDCYGSPEVFGKIGRDIEENKCSWMICQAILNGTPDQINLLKKHYGFDNPTDVEIVKKIYKEINLEKIFKDYENTSYNFLIDKIKTTCIYLPPSVFLKILSKIYKRDK; the protein is encoded by the exons atgaataatttgaaaaagaatgaTAAAGAAGTTTTGGAAGAATTTGCTAATTTGTTcccaattttattaaatgaaattaaaaaggaATTGGAAAAGATTGATTTTCCAAAAGAATCAATCCACTGGATTGAAACCGTGATAAAAGCAAATTCAACAGGTGGAAAAATGAATAGAGGAATTAGTGTACTTGAATCATTGGAATCATTAAATGAAGGTAGAGCTCTAACAAGACATGAAATTTTCCAAGCCCAAACATTGGGTTGGTGTGTTGAAATATTTCAAGCATGCTATTTGGTCTCTGATGATATAATGGATCAGTCACTAAAAAGAAGGGGTAAACCATGTTGGTATAAACAAAAGAGACCAAACTCTGATCAAGAAGTTGGTTTAGCTGCAATTAATGATTCCTTTATAATTGAATCatgtgtttttattttacttgaaaaatactttaaaaatgaatcctactatttaaatattgtagAATTATTCCATAAAACCGGATTTCAAACTCAATTAGGtcaattattagatttaaCAACTCAACCAATTAGAGGTGATTTctcatcaattaatttaaaaaa tcATACTAGAATTACTGAATATAAAACAgcatattattcatttttttttccagttGCACTAGCAATGTTAATGTCCAAAATAAACCATGAACAAGCATTTACAACagcaaaagatattttattacCAATGGGTGTATATTTTCAAGTTCAAGATGATTTCTTAGATTGTTATGGTTCACCAGAAGTATTTGGTAAAATCGGTAGAGATATTGAAGAGAATAAATGTTCATGGATGATTTGTCAAGCAATTCTCAATGGTACTCCAGaccaaatcaatttattaaaaaaacattatgGTTTCGATAATCCAACTGATgttgaaattgtaaaaaagatttataaagaaattaatcttgaaaaaattttcaaagattatgaaaatacaagttacaattttttaatagataaaattaaaaccactTGTATTTATTTACCTCCAAgcgtatttttaaaaatattatcaaaaatttataaaagagataaataa